The following are encoded together in the Methanothermobacter tenebrarum genome:
- a CDS encoding 2-oxoacid:ferredoxin oxidoreductase subunit gamma: MRREIRIAGFGGQGVVLAGIVIGKAASLYDELYAVQTQSYGPEARGGASRSEVVISDGEIDYPKVREPDIFVAMSHEALITYLDDLKTGATLIADPDMIKEEEIKDFIKKKKIKYYRAPATRTAKEEIGIPIVANMVMIGALTKATRVISDRAAKKAIEDSVPPGTEKKNLEAFEAGKRILEVGDPR; the protein is encoded by the coding sequence GTGAGAAGGGAGATCAGGATCGCAGGTTTTGGGGGGCAAGGTGTTGTATTGGCGGGGATAGTGATAGGGAAAGCCGCGAGTTTATATGATGAACTCTATGCCGTGCAGACACAATCATATGGCCCAGAGGCAAGGGGTGGTGCATCCAGATCTGAAGTAGTTATAAGTGATGGGGAAATAGATTATCCAAAGGTCCGTGAACCTGACATATTCGTGGCAATGTCACACGAAGCCCTTATAACCTATTTGGATGATCTGAAAACTGGAGCTACACTCATAGCCGATCCTGACATGATCAAGGAAGAGGAGATAAAAGATTTCATCAAGAAAAAAAAGATAAAATATTATAGGGCCCCGGCTACTAGAACAGCGAAGGAGGAGATAGGCATCCCAATAGTTGCTAATATGGTGATGATAGGAGCCCTCACAAAAGCTACTAGGGTGATCAGTGACCGGGCGGCTAAAAAGGCCATAGAGGATAGTGTGCCGCCCGGAACTGAGAAGAAGAACCTTGAAGCGTTCGAAGCCGGGAAAAGAATACTAGAAGTGGGGGATCCCAGATGA
- the korB gene encoding 2-oxoglutarate synthase subunit KorB: MTLENPFLKYLRKDRLPHIFCAGCGNGIVMNTFFKGMELANIDFKNIVLVSGIGCSSRIPGYVKCDSLHTTHGRPIAFATGLKLGNPNLDVVVFTGDGDAAAIGGNHLIHGARRNIDLTVICINNNIYGMTGGQISPTSPRGSYGSTAPYGAIETPFDLAELVKAAGASYVARWTTAHPLQLANSIRRGLENRGFSFIEVLSQCPTYFGRKNRMRSPVEMLQWMKDNSINRRKALRMEPEELEGKIIVGDFVKEEKEELTTVMYDLIEEKCGERFKSIKSAYRG, translated from the coding sequence ATGACCCTTGAAAATCCGTTCCTAAAATACTTGAGAAAGGATAGGCTCCCACACATTTTCTGCGCAGGGTGTGGGAACGGGATCGTAATGAACACATTCTTCAAAGGCATGGAACTTGCAAATATTGACTTCAAAAATATAGTCCTAGTCTCTGGTATCGGCTGCTCATCAAGGATCCCAGGTTATGTGAAATGTGACTCCCTTCACACAACACATGGAAGGCCAATAGCATTCGCCACCGGACTCAAACTAGGAAACCCCAACCTTGATGTTGTAGTCTTCACAGGTGACGGGGATGCTGCTGCAATAGGTGGTAATCATCTCATCCATGGAGCCAGGAGAAACATCGACCTCACAGTAATCTGTATAAACAATAACATTTATGGCATGACCGGCGGCCAGATAAGCCCAACCTCCCCACGTGGAAGTTATGGTAGCACAGCACCCTACGGTGCCATCGAAACACCCTTTGATTTGGCCGAGCTTGTGAAGGCTGCAGGAGCCAGTTATGTTGCCAGGTGGACAACAGCCCATCCATTACAACTTGCAAATTCCATTAGAAGAGGCCTTGAAAATAGAGGATTCTCCTTTATAGAAGTGTTATCACAATGTCCAACATATTTCGGCCGTAAAAATCGTATGAGATCCCCAGTTGAGATGCTACAATGGATGAAAGACAATAGTATAAATAGGAGGAAAGCTTTGAGGATGGAGCCAGAGGAACTAGAGGGTAAAATAATCGTGGGAGATTTTGTAAAAGAAGAGAAGGAAGAGTTGACCACTGTAATGTATGATCTCATCGAGGAGAAGTGTGGTGAAAGATTCAAGTCGATAAAATCAGCTTATAGGGGATGA
- a CDS encoding 2-oxoacid:acceptor oxidoreductase subunit alpha, with protein MVEEYFIQGNQACARGAIKAGCRFFAGYPITPSTEIAEEMALLLPREGGIFIQMEDEIGALGAVIGAAWSGLKGMTATSGPGFSLMQEHIGYAAMTETPLVVIDVQRGSPSTGQPTMASQSDMMQARWGSHGDYEIIALAPSSVQECFDFTIEAFNLSEKYRIPVLVMADEIVGHMREKITIPDKVKIIKRRRPQGDPEEFIPFKAVADGTTPMPPFGEGYNIPVTGLTHDEKGYPDASNPEGHEKLVKRLCDKILNHQRDIVRVKNSNTEDADLITISYGAPSRSVATAIKDLRKEGYKVGHIKIDTPWPFPEDEVRKAAEAANRLLVVEMNLGQIFYEVQRAANGMAEVELLPKLGGEIHDPDEIKAKIKSMI; from the coding sequence ATGGTTGAAGAATACTTCATACAAGGGAACCAGGCATGTGCAAGAGGGGCTATAAAAGCAGGGTGCAGATTCTTCGCAGGTTACCCCATAACACCATCAACAGAGATAGCCGAGGAGATGGCCCTACTCTTGCCAAGGGAGGGTGGCATTTTCATACAAATGGAGGATGAGATAGGAGCGCTAGGAGCCGTGATAGGAGCTGCTTGGAGCGGTCTAAAAGGGATGACAGCCACTTCAGGCCCGGGATTTTCACTCATGCAAGAACATATAGGCTATGCTGCCATGACAGAAACACCACTAGTAGTTATAGATGTCCAGAGGGGTTCGCCTTCAACAGGCCAACCTACAATGGCCTCTCAGAGTGATATGATGCAAGCTCGGTGGGGATCCCATGGAGATTATGAAATCATAGCCTTAGCACCCTCATCAGTCCAAGAATGCTTCGATTTCACCATAGAAGCCTTTAACCTTTCAGAGAAGTATAGAATACCTGTACTGGTGATGGCTGATGAAATCGTGGGCCACATGCGAGAAAAGATAACAATCCCTGACAAGGTGAAGATTATAAAAAGGAGAAGGCCCCAGGGAGACCCTGAAGAGTTCATACCCTTCAAAGCAGTTGCTGATGGGACAACACCAATGCCACCATTCGGTGAAGGTTACAATATCCCCGTCACTGGACTCACACACGACGAAAAGGGATACCCCGACGCTTCAAACCCTGAAGGCCATGAAAAGCTCGTGAAAAGGTTATGTGACAAGATACTGAACCACCAAAGGGATATAGTTAGGGTTAAAAATTCCAATACCGAAGATGCGGACCTTATAACCATATCCTATGGAGCCCCTAGCCGTTCTGTTGCAACAGCCATAAAGGATTTGAGAAAAGAAGGCTACAAGGTAGGTCATATTAAGATAGACACGCCATGGCCTTTCCCAGAAGATGAAGTGAGAAAGGCCGCCGAAGCTGCTAATAGATTACTTGTCGTGGAAATGAACCTTGGACAGATCTTCTATGAAGTTCAAAGAGCGGCTAATGGCATGGCAGAAGTCGAACTCCTCCCAAAATTGGGTGGAGAAATTCATGACCCAGATGAGATAAAGGCTAAGATAAAATCCATGATTTAG
- a CDS encoding ferredoxin family protein: protein MIHINPELCKGCNICIEFCPEKVYKESDTLNKRGVYVPVPEHEDKCKKCKICILLCPDQAIAVDENG, encoded by the coding sequence ATGATACATATAAATCCTGAACTCTGCAAAGGATGTAACATATGCATAGAGTTTTGCCCCGAGAAGGTCTATAAAGAATCTGATACATTAAATAAAAGGGGAGTTTACGTCCCAGTACCCGAACATGAGGACAAGTGTAAGAAATGTAAGATCTGTATTTTATTATGTCCAGACCAAGCCATAGCGGTGGATGAAAATGGTTGA